The Flavobacterium faecale genome has a segment encoding these proteins:
- a CDS encoding LytR/AlgR family response regulator transcription factor, translating to MLKCIVIDDEELARKLIESYIGKLDFLTVAGSFENPLDAINLLKKETIDVVFLDIQMPQIKGTDFAKLIPSTSKIIFTTAYSDYAIEGFELSATDYLLKPIGFDRFLKAVQKINTPNTPLQDSITVKSGYDLFKLKYADITHIESDSEYAVFYTADKKVMSLQSLKSLEKILDPSLFIRVHRSFIVNKTKVTSLKSRDLFLGTIQIPVSDSYYEMVKKELFS from the coding sequence ATGCTTAAATGTATAGTCATAGACGACGAAGAACTAGCTCGAAAATTAATTGAAAGTTATATCGGAAAATTAGATTTTCTAACTGTTGCTGGTTCGTTCGAAAACCCTTTGGATGCCATAAATCTTCTTAAAAAAGAGACTATTGATGTTGTTTTTTTAGACATCCAGATGCCCCAAATCAAAGGTACTGACTTTGCAAAATTGATTCCGTCCACTAGCAAAATTATATTTACAACTGCATATTCTGATTACGCTATCGAAGGATTTGAACTAAGTGCGACCGACTACTTATTAAAACCCATTGGTTTTGATCGTTTTTTGAAAGCAGTCCAAAAAATTAATACCCCAAATACTCCACTACAAGATAGCATCACCGTAAAATCGGGTTATGATTTATTCAAATTAAAATACGCCGACATCACCCATATCGAAAGTGATAGTGAATATGCTGTTTTCTATACTGCCGACAAAAAAGTAATGAGTTTACAGTCGTTAAAATCGTTAGAAAAAATATTAGACCCATCACTATTTATTAGAGTCCACCGCTCTTTTATCGTTAACAAAACCAAAGTTACCAGCCTAAAAAGCAGGGATTTATTTTTGGGAACCATTCAAATTCCGGTGAGCGATAGTTATTATGAAATGGTAAAGAAGGAGTTGTTTTCATAA